From Methanococcus maripaludis, the proteins below share one genomic window:
- a CDS encoding CooT family nickel-binding protein gives MCESTVYLDDGTVVMADVMKIVVNGDTLEFYDILNNKKEIKAKFNVLDLEGHKIVVTEL, from the coding sequence ATGTGTGAATCAACAGTTTATTTGGACGATGGTACTGTAGTAATGGCTGATGTTATGAAAATAGTCGTAAATGGTGATACCTTAGAATTTTACGACATATTAAACAATAAAAAAGAAATCAAGGCTAAATTCAATGTTTTGGATTTAGAAGGCCATAAAATAGTTGTTACTGAATTATAA
- a CDS encoding ATP-binding protein, with protein MKIAITGKGGVGKTTFSGTLACILSEKYKVYAIDADPDMNLASSLGITDKITPISKMKELIKERTGAEQGSSFGEVFKINPKTSDLPEKLSVNYDKQGNLKIMVMGTVEKGGTGCVCPASVLLKALIRNLILKKDEVVILDMEAGIEHLGRKTAEAVDVMIVVSEASSKSMETVERIKKLAEEIGIKKIVCVLNKISNETEKSFASENLNRIGLEILGCIPYDPEVSVADMKREPLVKYENSKAHIEIRKISEKIMNLKN; from the coding sequence ATGAAGATTGCAATTACTGGAAAAGGAGGAGTTGGAAAAACAACATTTTCCGGAACTTTAGCTTGTATATTATCAGAAAAATACAAAGTTTATGCAATAGATGCAGACCCTGACATGAATTTAGCTTCAAGTCTTGGAATAACTGATAAAATAACTCCTATTTCAAAAATGAAAGAATTGATAAAAGAAAGAACCGGTGCTGAGCAGGGTTCATCATTTGGAGAAGTTTTTAAAATAAATCCAAAAACAAGCGACCTTCCAGAAAAATTATCTGTAAATTACGATAAACAAGGCAATTTAAAAATAATGGTCATGGGCACCGTTGAAAAAGGTGGAACGGGCTGTGTATGTCCTGCATCAGTTCTTTTAAAAGCACTTATTAGAAATTTAATTTTGAAAAAAGACGAAGTTGTAATACTAGATATGGAAGCTGGGATCGAACATTTGGGCAGAAAAACTGCAGAAGCTGTCGATGTAATGATTGTTGTTTCAGAAGCAAGCTCAAAATCTATGGAAACTGTTGAAAGGATTAAAAAACTTGCAGAAGAAATTGGAATTAAAAAAATCGTATGTGTATTAAATAAAATTTCAAATGAAACTGAAAAAAGTTTTGCAAGTGAAAATTTAAACAGAATTGGCCTTGAAATACTAGGATGCATCCCATACGACCCAGAAGTATCTGTTGCAGATATGAAAAGAGAACCTCTTGTAAAATATGAAAATTCAAAAGCGCATATCGAAATTAGAAAAATTTCAGAAAAAATAATGAATCTTAAAAATTAA
- a CDS encoding DUF166 domain-containing protein, producing MKVFVVSDGPFGERAYDTIKKEFECEYIILDIPKPESIDDFTEFPKEQVAKIKSADILITYILNPDITFDLVEQVYDNVGYIIVGAWKGKGLKNQLESFKNVICPDIMCELVENGNEIFDEFVSKFGKPKVEIKVENDIATEIKVIRGSPCGGTNFVAEDLLGKNISDIPTKAGLRIQHYPCRAGRIRLFSDEESGRYKAATFHHDAFEKALNKRVSK from the coding sequence ATGAAAGTTTTTGTAGTTTCTGACGGGCCGTTTGGGGAAAGAGCATACGATACGATTAAAAAAGAATTTGAATGTGAATATATTATTTTAGATATTCCAAAACCCGAATCTATTGACGATTTTACAGAATTTCCAAAAGAACAGGTTGCAAAAATAAAATCTGCAGATATTTTAATTACTTACATACTAAATCCAGACATTACTTTCGATTTAGTCGAACAGGTTTATGATAACGTTGGATATATAATAGTTGGAGCTTGGAAAGGAAAAGGACTAAAAAACCAGCTTGAATCATTTAAAAACGTGATATGTCCAGACATCATGTGCGAGCTCGTTGAAAATGGAAACGAAATATTTGATGAATTTGTATCAAAATTTGGAAAGCCAAAAGTTGAGATTAAAGTTGAAAATGACATCGCAACCGAAATAAAAGTTATAAGGGGCTCTCCATGTGGGGGTACAAACTTTGTTGCAGAAGATTTACTTGGAAAAAATATTTCAGATATTCCAACAAAAGCAGGGCTTAGAATACAGCACTATCCTTGTAGAGCAGGCAGAATCAGACTTTTTTCAGATGAAGAAAGTGGGCGATACAAAGCTGCAACATTTCATCACGACGCATTTGAAAAAGCATTGAATAAACGGGTGAGTAAATGA
- a CDS encoding substrate-binding domain-containing protein, which produces MNSKYAILLVGLVALTVMFSGCTSSSSAAEPVEKEILTVYSCGGPTEALADVNAEFEKEYNCEIRFTGAAAGKLRKALEDGAYADVFLPRSVTHSEVLANAGLMNPDYKVYQFTDWVIITPVGNPKNVSTIEDLLNDDVNVYTNSKSSIPALKAMAPEAESINAIYEKSAKDYDCYRKMLSDVASGNADAALVERRCTTLPGIAGNIEVIDLPRETMTPQIGIFTVGVMNYTEHVDLAYKYQEFVLTEQAQAILADHGFIPVYSEQGQELYNNYYPEYLSLNN; this is translated from the coding sequence ATGAATTCAAAATATGCTATTTTATTGGTTGGACTTGTGGCACTCACCGTAATGTTTAGCGGTTGTACATCCAGTTCAAGTGCTGCAGAACCTGTAGAAAAAGAAATATTAACAGTGTACAGTTGTGGCGGACCTACTGAAGCTTTGGCTGATGTAAACGCAGAATTTGAAAAAGAATACAATTGTGAAATTAGATTTACCGGAGCCGCTGCCGGAAAATTGAGGAAAGCTTTAGAAGACGGCGCTTATGCTGACGTATTTTTACCAAGATCTGTTACTCATTCCGAAGTTTTAGCAAATGCAGGATTAATGAACCCAGATTATAAGGTTTACCAGTTTACGGACTGGGTTATCATAACTCCAGTTGGAAACCCTAAAAACGTTTCAACAATTGAGGATTTATTAAATGACGATGTTAACGTTTATACAAACTCAAAATCATCAATACCTGCTTTAAAAGCAATGGCTCCAGAAGCAGAGTCAATCAACGCAATTTATGAAAAAAGTGCAAAAGATTACGACTGCTACAGAAAAATGTTAAGCGATGTTGCTTCAGGAAATGCAGACGCAGCTCTTGTTGAAAGAAGATGTACAACATTACCAGGTATTGCTGGAAATATTGAAGTTATTGACCTTCCAAGAGAAACAATGACTCCACAAATAGGCATATTCACTGTTGGTGTTATGAACTATACAGAACACGTAGACCTTGCATACAAGTACCAGGAATTTGTACTTACTGAACAAGCACAGGCTATTCTTGCAGATCACGGATTTATTCCAGTATATTCAGAACAAGGACAGGAATTATACAACAATTACTATCCTGAATATCTTTCATTAAATAACTAA
- a CDS encoding 4Fe-4S binding protein, with translation MKEKKFELKSKLKKTNFFNLVKYGFFLVAIPSVFLVIFRCPYTVPFLVCDLCPVIDCPSKNYRRLIFGALLGYVAITRVDFCGKVCPLGTLNDLFYKVKMKISKKPLKLSLELKIILDLLKWTIFLFVIIAIINGNPRFYIPIHAGELLDSIRLSLLAGGNAYYARLILVLGAISLGVVIPRFWCRYICPYGTTIQLTKKGIKKVKAHTCTNCGKHDSN, from the coding sequence TTGAAAGAAAAGAAATTTGAACTTAAATCTAAACTCAAAAAAACCAATTTTTTTAATCTCGTAAAATATGGATTTTTTTTAGTTGCAATTCCATCAGTATTTTTAGTTATATTCCGATGTCCATACACGGTTCCCTTTTTAGTCTGTGATCTCTGTCCTGTTATAGACTGTCCTTCAAAAAATTACAGGCGTTTAATTTTTGGAGCACTTCTTGGTTATGTTGCAATTACAAGAGTTGATTTTTGCGGGAAAGTATGCCCTCTTGGAACTTTAAATGATCTTTTCTACAAAGTAAAAATGAAAATATCTAAAAAACCATTAAAGTTATCACTGGAACTGAAAATAATACTTGATCTACTCAAATGGACCATATTTTTGTTTGTAATTATTGCAATAATCAATGGAAACCCTAGATTTTACATACCAATCCATGCAGGAGAACTTTTAGACTCAATCAGGCTTTCTCTACTTGCCGGTGGAAATGCATATTATGCAAGGCTTATACTTGTTTTAGGTGCAATTTCTTTAGGTGTAGTCATCCCGAGATTTTGGTGCAGATATATCTGTCCATATGGGACCACGATTCAGTTGACAAAAAAAGGAATAAAGAAAGTAAAAGCACACACCTGTACAAATTGTGGAAAACATGATTCAAACTGA
- a CDS encoding permease, protein MIQTDAIFISLEHSLNFFSEAFVYILFGFLMSAYIKVKLKGKLRQKFVHILDNSKKSIIIASLIGAVLPLCSASGVPVANVMNSKGTNLGITMSFIVSASSITPLGVMLTYSLLGYEIAVMQICASLVLACSLGIIFYNDKIPFYFEEYDVKAEETFLKVLFKQMKNLMPAIMIGFLISGFMMYFIPKDIILYALSNNVMMYFYASVARIFIFLCPNAMIPLISSVAINGVPKGLILSFLISAPSIGLPMISAMLKVYGKKIALKYVFGVIMLGGIIGILVDILL, encoded by the coding sequence ATGATTCAAACTGATGCAATTTTTATATCTTTAGAACATTCCCTTAATTTTTTTTCAGAAGCGTTTGTTTACATACTCTTTGGTTTTCTGATGTCTGCTTATATTAAAGTAAAACTTAAGGGAAAATTAAGACAAAAATTTGTCCATATATTGGATAATTCAAAAAAATCAATAATCATTGCATCGTTAATTGGCGCAGTACTGCCATTATGTTCTGCAAGCGGAGTTCCTGTTGCAAATGTAATGAACTCAAAAGGAACAAATCTTGGAATTACAATGTCTTTTATAGTTTCTGCTTCATCAATAACTCCTCTTGGGGTAATGCTCACTTATTCTTTATTGGGATACGAAATAGCGGTAATGCAGATTTGTGCATCACTCGTTCTAGCCTGTTCTCTTGGAATTATATTTTATAACGATAAAATTCCATTTTATTTTGAAGAATACGATGTAAAAGCTGAAGAAACATTTTTAAAAGTACTTTTTAAACAGATGAAGAATTTAATGCCTGCAATAATGATTGGTTTTTTAATTTCTGGGTTTATGATGTATTTTATTCCAAAAGACATAATATTATACGCCCTTTCAAACAATGTTATGATGTATTTTTACGCGTCAGTTGCAAGAATCTTTATATTTTTATGCCCAAATGCAATGATTCCATTAATTAGTTCTGTTGCAATTAACGGCGTTCCAAAGGGCCTTATCTTATCCTTTTTAATATCTGCCCCATCAATAGGTCTTCCGATGATTTCTGCAATGTTAAAGGTTTATGGTAAGAAAATTGCACTAAAATATGTTTTTGGAGTAATTATGTTGGGCGGTATAATCGGGATTTTAGTAGATATTTTATTATAA
- the purB gene encoding adenylosuccinate lyase, translating into MAIHPIDFRYGTPEMKKVWEEETKLQKMLEVEAALALAEAELGMIPKEAAEEINRKKSTEFVKLERVKEIEMATRHDVVSVVKAFAEQCEGNAGEYIHFGSTSNDIIDTAQSLQFKDAFEVLESKLKILRGELLKKAEEHKKTVCIGRTHGQHAVPTTYGMKFALWASEIQRHIERLAASKKRLCVSMITGAVGTMAAIGENGILVHKRVGEILELDPVLISNQVVQRDRHGEFMATLALIAQTLNKIGVTVRSMQRSEIKELEEEFDASKQTGSSTMPHKRNPITFEQICGLSRIVKANALAEFDNIPLWEERDLTNSSSERCLFPESCVLLDHIINLSIKGMRKLSVNLENVNKNLEMTKGLIMAERVMMFLANSGMGRQTGHETVRKCAMKAHDEGRHLKEVLLEEPEVMKYVSLDEIEKMFDYKTYIGLAPEIVENVLNEAKNWE; encoded by the coding sequence ATGGCAATTCACCCTATCGACTTTAGATACGGAACTCCTGAAATGAAAAAGGTATGGGAAGAAGAAACAAAACTTCAAAAAATGTTAGAAGTTGAGGCAGCCCTTGCTTTAGCAGAAGCAGAACTTGGAATGATTCCAAAAGAAGCTGCAGAAGAAATAAACAGGAAAAAATCAACTGAATTTGTAAAACTTGAAAGAGTAAAAGAAATTGAAATGGCAACACGACACGACGTTGTTTCAGTTGTAAAAGCTTTTGCTGAACAGTGCGAAGGAAATGCTGGAGAATACATCCACTTTGGTTCCACATCAAATGACATTATTGATACTGCACAGTCCCTCCAATTTAAAGATGCTTTTGAAGTTTTGGAAAGTAAATTAAAAATTTTAAGAGGAGAACTCTTAAAAAAAGCAGAAGAACACAAAAAAACAGTCTGCATTGGAAGAACACACGGACAGCATGCAGTTCCAACCACTTACGGAATGAAATTTGCATTGTGGGCTTCAGAAATCCAAAGACATATTGAAAGACTTGCTGCATCTAAAAAAAGACTCTGTGTTTCAATGATCACAGGCGCAGTAGGAACCATGGCTGCAATCGGTGAAAATGGAATTTTAGTCCACAAACGAGTTGGTGAAATTTTAGAACTTGATCCAGTTTTAATTTCAAACCAGGTTGTTCAAAGAGACAGACACGGAGAATTCATGGCCACTTTAGCATTAATTGCACAGACTTTGAATAAAATAGGAGTTACTGTAAGAAGCATGCAGAGAAGCGAAATTAAAGAATTAGAAGAAGAATTTGACGCTTCAAAGCAGACTGGATCATCCACAATGCCACACAAAAGAAATCCAATTACATTTGAACAGATTTGTGGACTTTCAAGAATTGTAAAAGCAAATGCACTTGCAGAATTCGACAACATTCCGCTTTGGGAAGAACGAGATTTAACAAATTCATCATCAGAAAGATGCTTGTTCCCAGAGTCATGCGTACTTTTGGACCACATAATTAATCTTTCAATAAAAGGAATGAGAAAATTAAGTGTAAATCTTGAAAATGTTAATAAAAACCTTGAAATGACAAAAGGGCTCATCATGGCTGAAAGAGTAATGATGTTTTTAGCAAACAGTGGAATGGGAAGACAAACCGGTCACGAAACTGTTAGAAAATGTGCAATGAAAGCCCACGATGAAGGAAGACACTTAAAAGAAGTACTTTTAGAAGAGCCTGAAGTTATGAAATACGTTTCACTTGATGAAATTGAAAAAATGTTTGATTATAAAACATATATTGGATTAGCTCCAGAAATTGTAGAAAATGTACTCAATGAAGCTAAAAATTGGGAATAA
- a CDS encoding ATP-dependent DNA ligase, with amino-acid sequence MLFSDFCKILDKIEKTTKRLEKTDYFVELIDFIKNNEKPENLKQVSQITIGRVFAEFENKEIGIGPNLLLEAVKTTGISEKDLKSKIKETGDIGTAVENLSSNIKQVSLFSQALTLEEVYSTLKKLSEIEGNSSQKKKTRIISNLLILADPVESRYISRLILEDMRIGMNIPTILASFSNYFNVNKESVEKIYAVTNDIGLLGEKLISGSNIEKDPELKLKVFRPIKPMLAQLTPSIEDAMIETKMPQFETKYDGARVQVHKSNGGVKIYSRRLENITNSVPELVEEIKKLDIDNIILEGECVAMDLDSGKPRPFQDILRRFRRKYNIDKMAEKIALRIYFFDVLYYEKGLIDTPLKTRREILEKLFGTNNWDSELEKIKKEIFSNKMLFSSFKLNSDDPNLVKEFFNWSLSIGHEGIMIKNPDAQYTPGSRVKTMYKVKPTLENLDVVVTRAKIGMGKRKDWYGSYELSVKDNDSNLHVIGNVGSGLTEDDLEKLTKIVNEIKIEDLGEEVILEPKIVLEVTYEEIQTSEKYEMGYALRFPRVVQIREDKSINDINTLDDVKKIYEIERNRK; translated from the coding sequence ATGCTTTTTAGTGATTTTTGTAAAATTCTTGATAAAATTGAAAAAACTACGAAAAGACTTGAAAAAACAGACTATTTTGTAGAATTAATCGATTTTATCAAAAATAATGAAAAACCGGAAAATTTAAAACAAGTGTCACAAATCACGATTGGAAGGGTTTTTGCAGAATTTGAAAACAAAGAAATTGGAATTGGGCCAAATTTGTTGCTTGAAGCAGTAAAAACCACAGGGATATCTGAAAAAGATTTAAAATCAAAAATTAAAGAAACCGGAGACATTGGAACTGCTGTTGAAAATTTAAGTTCAAATATAAAACAGGTTTCATTGTTCAGCCAAGCACTTACGCTTGAAGAGGTGTACTCCACATTAAAAAAACTTTCAGAAATCGAAGGAAATTCCTCACAAAAAAAGAAAACAAGAATAATTTCAAATTTACTAATTTTAGCAGACCCTGTTGAATCAAGATACATTTCAAGGCTTATTTTAGAAGATATGCGGATTGGAATGAACATTCCAACAATTTTAGCCTCATTTTCAAATTATTTTAATGTTAATAAGGAATCTGTCGAAAAAATATATGCTGTTACAAACGATATTGGACTTTTGGGCGAAAAGTTAATTTCTGGCTCAAACATTGAAAAAGATCCCGAATTAAAATTAAAAGTATTCAGGCCGATAAAACCGATGCTTGCACAGCTAACCCCGTCAATTGAAGATGCGATGATTGAGACTAAAATGCCCCAATTTGAAACTAAATACGATGGTGCAAGAGTTCAAGTGCATAAATCAAATGGAGGCGTAAAAATATACAGCAGAAGGCTTGAAAATATTACAAATTCGGTTCCTGAACTCGTTGAAGAAATCAAAAAACTGGATATTGATAATATCATATTAGAAGGGGAATGCGTTGCAATGGATTTAGATTCGGGAAAACCAAGACCTTTCCAAGATATTTTAAGAAGGTTCAGGCGAAAATATAATATTGATAAAATGGCCGAAAAAATAGCTTTAAGAATATATTTCTTCGATGTTTTATACTATGAAAAAGGTTTAATCGATACTCCGCTAAAAACAAGACGGGAAATTTTAGAAAAACTATTTGGAACAAATAACTGGGATAGTGAACTAGAAAAAATTAAAAAAGAGATATTTTCTAACAAAATGCTATTTTCGTCGTTTAAATTAAATAGTGATGATCCCAATCTTGTAAAAGAATTTTTTAACTGGAGTTTAAGCATTGGCCATGAAGGCATCATGATTAAAAACCCCGATGCACAATATACTCCCGGAAGCCGTGTTAAAACTATGTATAAAGTTAAACCAACGTTAGAAAATCTTGATGTTGTTGTAACCCGTGCAAAAATTGGAATGGGAAAAAGAAAAGACTGGTATGGTTCATATGAACTCTCCGTAAAAGATAATGATAGCAACTTACACGTTATCGGAAACGTTGGAAGCGGACTTACCGAAGACGACCTTGAAAAACTCACAAAAATAGTTAATGAAATAAAAATCGAAGATTTGGGTGAAGAAGTAATTTTAGAACCTAAAATAGTACTCGAAGTAACTTACGAAGAAATTCAGACTTCTGAAAAATATGAAATGGGTTATGCCTTACGTTTTCCAAGAGTTGTCCAGATAAGGGAAGACAAATCTATAAATGACATTAATACCTTAGATGATGTGAAGAAAATATACGAAATAGAACGAAACAGAAAATAA
- the hisD gene encoding histidinol dehydrogenase codes for MIVKKISKLNEKELDIILNRNKTNISGILPTVSEILENVQKNGDNALKEYTKKFDGVNLDNFKVSSEEIDKAYDKIDSKVVESLEKAYENIKEFHEIQFKNLNEWEIEKKGIKAGQIIRPVEKAGCYVPGGRAFYPSTVLMTVTPAKVAGVKEVIVTSPPNGTEGNPATLVASDIAKADGIYKIGGAQAIGALAYGTKSIPKVDIIVGPGNIFVTAAKKLVYGEVSIDFPAGPSEVLIMCDESSNEEYVAMDFLAQAEHDPNASCIITVTSEEKAEKIKERILMEIKTAKRTEIIEKSILNSAIVIGSIEECIELSNSYAPEHLEIMTKNPREVLKSIENAGSIFLGNYAPVPVGDYASGTNHVLPTSACAKMYSGLSVETFIKKPTVQELTKEGLLGISDIVTTLAEAEGLFNHSEAVKRRLN; via the coding sequence ATGATTGTCAAAAAAATATCAAAATTAAACGAAAAAGAACTTGATATTATACTTAACAGGAATAAGACAAATATTTCTGGAATTTTACCAACAGTAAGCGAAATTTTAGAAAATGTTCAAAAAAATGGAGATAATGCCTTAAAAGAATATACTAAAAAATTCGATGGCGTAAACCTTGATAATTTTAAGGTATCTTCTGAAGAAATTGATAAAGCATACGACAAAATCGATTCAAAAGTAGTGGAATCTCTTGAAAAAGCTTACGAAAATATTAAAGAATTTCACGAAATCCAGTTTAAAAATTTAAACGAATGGGAAATTGAAAAAAAAGGAATTAAAGCTGGACAGATCATAAGACCTGTTGAAAAAGCTGGATGTTATGTTCCAGGAGGACGGGCATTTTACCCTTCAACAGTTTTAATGACTGTAACTCCTGCAAAAGTAGCTGGCGTAAAAGAAGTAATTGTAACATCCCCTCCAAACGGAACCGAAGGAAACCCTGCAACACTTGTTGCCTCAGACATTGCAAAAGCTGATGGAATATACAAAATCGGAGGAGCACAAGCAATTGGAGCTCTTGCATACGGTACTAAATCTATTCCAAAAGTCGATATTATTGTAGGGCCTGGAAATATCTTTGTAACTGCCGCTAAAAAGTTAGTTTACGGTGAAGTTTCAATTGATTTTCCAGCAGGGCCTTCCGAAGTTCTTATTATGTGTGATGAATCATCAAATGAAGAATACGTTGCAATGGACTTTTTAGCACAGGCTGAGCACGATCCTAACGCTTCATGTATAATTACCGTCACTTCCGAAGAAAAAGCAGAAAAAATCAAAGAAAGAATTTTGATGGAAATAAAAACTGCTAAAAGAACCGAAATTATTGAAAAATCGATTTTAAATTCTGCAATCGTTATCGGCTCAATTGAGGAGTGTATTGAACTTTCAAACAGCTACGCGCCAGAACACTTGGAAATAATGACGAAAAATCCTAGAGAAGTTTTAAAATCCATTGAAAATGCAGGAAGCATCTTTTTAGGAAATTACGCACCCGTTCCTGTTGGAGACTATGCAAGCGGTACTAACCACGTTCTTCCAACATCCGCCTGTGCAAAAATGTATTCTGGACTCAGCGTTGAAACATTTATTAAAAAGCCAACAGTTCAAGAATTGACAAAAGAAGGACTTTTAGGAATTAGTGACATTGTAACTACACTTGCAGAAGCTGAAGGATTATTTAACCATTCTGAAGCAGTTAAAAGAAGATTAAATTAA
- the cgi121 gene encoding KEOPS complex subunit Cgi121, which produces MIIKGIKDAEVPDEIFKMGLNFQILNADRVATKTHILHSIYQAKTKHNISKNIWMEILLRASGQKQISNAIKILGAKKGNICVVCEDEKTFEKIKNTVKGCIDDSVLELNSEKEKKIREVFEINLHGNLIERVCEKIALIEVL; this is translated from the coding sequence ATGATAATAAAAGGCATCAAGGATGCAGAAGTTCCCGACGAAATCTTTAAAATGGGGCTTAACTTCCAGATATTAAATGCAGATAGAGTAGCTACAAAAACACATATTTTGCACAGTATATACCAGGCAAAAACAAAACACAATATCTCAAAAAACATCTGGATGGAAATACTACTTCGTGCATCAGGGCAAAAGCAAATTTCAAATGCGATAAAAATACTTGGTGCAAAAAAAGGAAACATCTGCGTTGTATGCGAAGATGAAAAAACGTTTGAAAAAATAAAAAATACGGTAAAAGGATGCATTGATGACAGCGTTCTTGAATTAAATAGCGAAAAAGAAAAAAAGATAAGGGAAGTTTTTGAAATTAACCTTCACGGAAACCTAATTGAAAGAGTTTGTGAAAAAATTGCTCTTATCGAGGTTCTATGA
- the cobA gene encoding uroporphyrinogen-III C-methyltransferase has translation MKVILVGAGPGDEGLITLKGVEAIKNADVIVYDDLIGEKLLKYAKTGSELIYVGKRKGKHSYKQEEINEILIDKAKENKNVVRLKGGDSFVFGRGGEEVLALKKEGIEYEMIPGITSSISVPEIFGIPVTHRKVATSFTVVTGHEAGDKTEKEMQVKLSELNADTIVILMGITTLEKHVKELLKNPKRNENTPVAILMDGTRENQRIVKGNLSNIVEKAKLENVCPPGIIIVGNVVDVL, from the coding sequence ATGAAAGTTATTTTAGTTGGTGCAGGCCCTGGTGACGAGGGATTAATCACATTAAAAGGTGTAGAAGCAATAAAAAATGCAGATGTAATAGTTTATGATGATTTAATCGGGGAAAAACTTTTAAAATATGCTAAAACGGGTTCTGAACTCATCTATGTTGGAAAAAGAAAAGGTAAACATTCATACAAACAGGAAGAAATAAACGAAATATTGATTGATAAAGCAAAAGAAAATAAAAATGTTGTACGGCTTAAGGGTGGAGATTCTTTTGTATTTGGCAGAGGTGGAGAAGAAGTTCTTGCTTTAAAAAAAGAAGGAATAGAATATGAAATGATACCAGGAATTACTTCTTCAATTTCAGTTCCAGAAATTTTTGGAATTCCTGTAACTCACAGAAAAGTTGCAACATCATTTACTGTTGTAACTGGCCATGAAGCAGGAGACAAGACCGAAAAAGAAATGCAGGTAAAACTAAGCGAATTAAATGCAGACACAATAGTAATATTGATGGGAATTACAACTCTTGAAAAGCACGTAAAAGAACTGTTGAAAAATCCAAAAAGAAATGAAAATACGCCTGTTGCAATTTTAATGGATGGAACGAGAGAAAATCAAAGAATTGTTAAAGGAAATTTATCAAATATTGTTGAAAAGGCAAAATTGGAAAATGTATGCCCTCCCGGAATTATTATCGTTGGAAATGTTGTAGATGTACTTTAA
- a CDS encoding FmdE family protein produces the protein MNEDYQKTIEFHGHECPGVTIGYRVSKYVLDHYERSEDEQLVAIVENNSCSIDGIQQMLGCTFGKGNLKFKDNGKHVYTFYSRDNDKALRIYLKYNLAEKVGNFNKKFNEGTLTAEDEKQMFERRKEAVKHLMEAPEEELFDVQWVEIEEPKKARLYPSLTCENCGETFMEIKGRTIDGKIVCKECFQKLVH, from the coding sequence TTGAATGAAGACTACCAAAAAACAATTGAATTTCACGGCCATGAATGCCCAGGTGTTACAATCGGTTACAGGGTTTCAAAATATGTGTTAGATCACTACGAAAGATCTGAAGATGAACAGCTTGTTGCAATAGTTGAAAATAACTCCTGTAGTATTGATGGAATACAGCAGATGCTTGGATGCACATTTGGAAAAGGAAATCTGAAATTTAAAGACAACGGAAAGCACGTTTACACATTTTACTCAAGAGATAACGATAAAGCTCTCAGAATTTATTTAAAATACAATCTTGCAGAGAAGGTAGGAAACTTCAACAAAAAGTTCAATGAAGGAACTTTAACTGCAGAAGACGAGAAACAGATGTTTGAAAGAAGAAAAGAAGCTGTTAAACATCTTATGGAAGCTCCTGAAGAAGAATTATTCGATGTACAATGGGTAGAAATTGAAGAACCTAAAAAAGCAAGACTTTATCCATCACTTACTTGCGAAAACTGTGGAGAAACATTTATGGAAATTAAGGGAAGAACTATTGATGGTAAAATAGTCTGTAAAGAATGTTTCCAAAAATTAGTTCATTAA